The Bacillus zhangzhouensis region GATGAATAATGGGTAGAGAGCATGATAAACAAGCGCAGTTTACACCAGACCATTTAGGGACAAAACCTGTAGCATACAAACGGAATAAAGGTAAAAAGATGCATAATAAATCAAATGAGCAGCCTGATGTGATACAGACGAAGGGCCAATAAGGAGGGAATCATGATGAATAATAAGTCATATCAATCCAATCCAGATGATCGTTCTGATAATGTTGAAAAGTTGCAAGATATGATCGAGAACACACTTGACAATGTCGATGAATCTGAAGCAGCGATGTCCCTTTCGACAGAGACAGAAAAGCAAATGATCAAACAAAAAAACGAAAGCCGCAAAATGAGTATTGCTGCGATGCGTTCTGAGATCAAGGACGAAGAAGCGGCAAGAAAGAATGGCTATACCGAATAAACCAGGGATCCCTGGTTTATTTTATTGCCTCTTTTTAGAAGAACCATTTCGAATGTGGTAAAATGGCAGAGACAGACCTTAGGTTTTGATAGGAGAGCGATGAAAACGTGTATGTATCCAAAAAAGAAATAGAAGTCCGTTATGCCGAAACAGATCAAATGGGCATCGTGTATCATGCCAATTATTTAATCTGGATGGAAGTCGGCAGAACAGCATTGATTAAAGAATTAGGGTTTTCCTATGCGCAGCTAGAAGCAGACGG contains the following coding sequences:
- a CDS encoding acid-soluble spore protein N, producing the protein MGREHDKQAQFTPDHLGTKPVAYKRNKGKKMHNKSNEQPDVIQTKGQ
- the tlp gene encoding small acid-soluble spore protein Tlp codes for the protein MNNKSYQSNPDDRSDNVEKLQDMIENTLDNVDESEAAMSLSTETEKQMIKQKNESRKMSIAAMRSEIKDEEAARKNGYTE